A genomic segment from Candidatus Omnitrophota bacterium encodes:
- a CDS encoding DUF6088 family protein: MAQSIENMIVSRIYGNKRGWVFTPSFFYDLGSRVAIAQSLLRLAKSGTIRRLMRGLYDYPIKHPDFGDLPPNYNRVAKALVGRDNLKIQLSGAYAANLLGLTEQVPAKIVFFTDGPNRKVQIGKQKIVLKRTTPKNMATAGCISGLVIQALRYLKQINVDSVIVAKLKRRLSNKDKSTLMNDIRYAPVWIGSIFRKIQE; this comes from the coding sequence GCATTGAGAATATGATAGTTAGCAGGATTTATGGCAACAAGAGGGGTTGGGTCTTTACCCCAAGCTTCTTTTATGACCTAGGAAGTCGTGTAGCGATAGCTCAATCTCTGCTTAGATTAGCAAAATCAGGAACCATACGTCGTCTGATGAGGGGTCTATATGATTATCCTATAAAACATCCGGATTTTGGCGATCTCCCGCCCAATTATAACCGTGTTGCGAAAGCATTGGTCGGACGAGATAATTTGAAAATTCAGCTTTCCGGTGCATACGCCGCCAATCTGTTAGGTTTAACAGAGCAAGTTCCAGCAAAGATTGTTTTCTTTACAGATGGTCCTAATCGGAAAGTGCAGATTGGAAAGCAGAAGATCGTCTTGAAAAGAACAACACCGAAAAATATGGCAACAGCCGGATGCATAAGCGGGTTAGTTATTCAGGCCCTACGCTATTTAAAGCAGATAAACGTAGATTCGGTTATCGTAGCAAAGCTTAAGAGGCGATTATCTAATAAGGATAAAAGCACACTTATGAATGATATTCGTTATGCGCCTGTATGGATAGGAAGCATCTTTAGAAAAATACAAGAGTGA